A DNA window from Ornithinimicrobium humiphilum contains the following coding sequences:
- a CDS encoding TatD family hydrolase: protein MTDSRLAERPPAPDRLPIAVVDNHCHLDISRDDAPAVPLEQVVQEAAAVGVDRLVQIGCDIASARWTAHVVDEHPAILGGVAIHPNEAPRHQEAGDLDEVIDEIAELARHPRIRVVGETGLDFFRTGPEGVAAQEHAFRRHVAIAKDLGLALQIHDRDAHDDVLRVLAEEGAPELTVLHCFSGDVEMALECVRRGYFLSFAGTVTFTSARALRDALAVTPLEHLLVETDAPYLTPTPHRGRANAPYLVPLTVRVMADVLNVSVPELCEALSANSERVYGPWGEAS from the coding sequence GTGACCGACTCCCGTCTGGCCGAGCGGCCGCCCGCGCCCGACCGGCTGCCGATCGCCGTGGTCGACAACCACTGCCACCTCGACATCAGCCGGGACGACGCCCCGGCCGTGCCGCTCGAGCAGGTCGTGCAGGAGGCCGCGGCGGTGGGGGTCGACCGGCTGGTGCAGATCGGTTGCGACATCGCGTCCGCCCGCTGGACCGCGCACGTGGTCGACGAGCACCCGGCCATCCTCGGCGGCGTCGCGATCCACCCCAACGAGGCCCCGCGCCACCAGGAGGCCGGCGACCTCGACGAGGTGATCGACGAGATCGCCGAGCTGGCACGCCACCCCCGCATCCGGGTCGTCGGCGAGACCGGCCTCGACTTCTTCCGCACCGGTCCCGAGGGGGTCGCCGCGCAGGAGCACGCCTTCCGTCGCCACGTCGCGATCGCCAAGGACCTCGGGCTGGCCCTGCAGATCCACGACCGCGACGCGCACGACGACGTCCTGCGCGTCCTGGCCGAGGAGGGCGCCCCCGAGCTCACGGTCCTGCACTGCTTCTCCGGCGACGTGGAGATGGCGCTCGAGTGCGTGCGCCGCGGCTACTTCCTCTCCTTCGCCGGCACCGTGACCTTCACGTCGGCCCGCGCCCTGCGTGACGCCCTGGCGGTGACCCCGCTGGAGCACCTGCTGGTGGAGACCGACGCGCCCTACCTGACGCCGACGCCGCACCGCGGGCGCGCCAACGCCCCCTACCTGGTCCCGCTCACGGTCCGGGTGATGGCGGACGTGCTCAACGTCAGCGTGCCCGAGCTGTGCGAGGCCCTCTCGGCCAACAGCGAGCGGGTCTACGGCCCGTGGGGGGAGGCGTCGTGA
- the metG gene encoding methionine--tRNA ligase, producing MTHVLTSVAWPYANGPRHIGHVAGFGVPSDVFSRYMRMRGHDVLMVSGSDEHGTPILVQADKAGMSPQQFIDVNHRLIAEDLVALGVSYDLYTRTTTANHDHVVQQMFLACHKNGYMVEQTQQVAISPSTGRTLPDRFIEGTCPICGYTDARGDQCDNCGNQLDPTDLLSPRSKINGETPEFKDTQHFFLDLPALAEALGEWLDGREASGLWRPNVIRFSRNILEEIRPRAMTRDIDWGITIPLPGWEDNPTKKLYVWFDAVIGYLSASVEWARRIGDPERWREWWNDPEALSYYFMGKDNITFHSQIWPAEMLAHNGRGSRGGEVGPFGELNLPTEVVSSEFLTMEGKQFSTSRSVVIYVRDVLERYQPDALRYFLSAAAPETADSDFSWPEFLKRTNTELVAGWGNLVNRTASMIAKNFGEIPPAGELEDVDRALLDQVRAGFDVVGGHIGAHKQKAGLAEAMRLVGEANSYVSTTEPFKLKGEDQRERLATVLHVLAQAVVDLNTLLSPYLPHSSTAVHRALGGEGVFQPMPEIREVEDLDDPSRPAYPIITGEYSSAPRWEHRPVKVGAPVARPTPIFTKLDPSVVEEERARLGLVDDAEASV from the coding sequence ATGACCCACGTCCTGACCTCCGTCGCCTGGCCGTACGCCAACGGCCCGCGCCACATCGGCCACGTCGCCGGCTTCGGCGTGCCCTCCGACGTCTTCAGCCGCTACATGCGGATGCGGGGTCACGACGTCCTCATGGTGTCCGGCTCCGACGAGCACGGGACGCCGATCCTCGTGCAGGCCGACAAGGCCGGGATGAGCCCGCAGCAGTTCATCGACGTCAACCACCGGCTCATCGCCGAGGACCTCGTCGCGCTGGGGGTCTCCTACGACCTCTACACCCGCACGACCACGGCCAACCACGACCACGTGGTGCAGCAGATGTTCCTGGCCTGCCACAAGAACGGCTACATGGTCGAGCAGACCCAGCAGGTCGCGATCAGCCCCTCCACCGGCCGGACCCTGCCCGACCGCTTCATCGAGGGCACCTGCCCGATCTGCGGCTACACCGACGCCCGCGGCGACCAGTGCGACAACTGCGGCAACCAGCTGGACCCGACGGACCTGCTGTCCCCGCGCTCCAAGATCAACGGCGAGACGCCGGAGTTCAAGGACACCCAGCACTTCTTCCTCGACCTGCCGGCGCTCGCCGAGGCGCTGGGCGAGTGGCTCGACGGGCGCGAGGCGAGCGGCCTGTGGCGGCCCAACGTCATCCGCTTCTCCAGGAACATCCTCGAGGAGATCCGACCCCGCGCGATGACGCGCGACATCGACTGGGGCATCACGATCCCGCTGCCCGGCTGGGAGGACAACCCCACCAAGAAGCTCTACGTCTGGTTCGACGCGGTCATCGGCTACCTCTCGGCCTCCGTGGAGTGGGCGCGCCGGATCGGTGACCCGGAACGGTGGCGCGAGTGGTGGAACGACCCCGAGGCGCTGTCCTACTACTTCATGGGCAAGGACAACATCACCTTCCACTCCCAGATCTGGCCCGCCGAGATGCTCGCCCACAACGGGCGCGGCAGCCGGGGCGGCGAGGTCGGGCCGTTCGGCGAGCTCAACCTGCCGACCGAGGTCGTCTCCAGCGAGTTCCTCACGATGGAGGGCAAGCAGTTCTCCACCTCCCGCAGCGTCGTCATCTACGTGCGGGACGTGCTCGAGCGCTACCAGCCCGACGCCCTGCGCTACTTCCTCTCCGCCGCCGCGCCGGAGACGGCCGACTCCGACTTCTCCTGGCCCGAGTTCCTCAAGCGGACCAACACCGAGCTGGTCGCCGGCTGGGGCAACCTCGTCAACCGGACCGCCTCGATGATCGCCAAGAACTTCGGCGAGATCCCCCCGGCCGGAGAGCTCGAGGACGTCGACCGGGCGCTGCTCGACCAGGTCCGGGCCGGCTTCGACGTCGTCGGCGGCCACATCGGCGCGCACAAGCAGAAGGCGGGCCTCGCCGAGGCGATGCGCCTGGTGGGCGAGGCCAACTCCTACGTCTCGACCACCGAGCCCTTCAAGCTCAAGGGCGAGGACCAGCGCGAGCGCCTCGCGACCGTGCTGCACGTGCTGGCGCAGGCGGTCGTCGACCTCAACACGCTCCTGTCGCCCTACCTGCCGCACAGCTCGACGGCGGTCCACCGGGCGCTCGGCGGTGAGGGGGTCTTCCAGCCGATGCCGGAGATCCGCGAGGTCGAGGACCTCGACGACCCGTCCCGCCCGGCCTACCCAATCATCACCGGCGAGTATTCCTCGGCCCCGCGCTGGGAGCATCGCCCGGTGAAGGTCGGGGCCCCGGTCGCCAGGCCGACGCCGATCTTCACCAAGCTCGACCCCTCGGTCGTCGAGGAGGAGCGGGCGCGCCTGGGGCTGGTCGACGACGCGGAGGCCTCGGTATGA